In one window of Acidobacteriota bacterium DNA:
- the bfr gene encoding bacterioferritin — MKGDPKLIDVLNSLLADELTAINQYMVHSEMCDNWGYGKLHKAIEARAVAEMKHAEKLIGRILFLEGLPVVSDLKKIFVGADIPKMFANDHKAEEGAINSYNEAIVLAGNVKDFATREILEGILKDEDAHIDGIEEIQDQIGQMGLQIFLTTQVG, encoded by the coding sequence ATGAAAGGCGATCCCAAGCTCATCGACGTCCTCAACTCGCTGCTGGCCGACGAGCTGACGGCCATCAACCAGTACATGGTCCATTCGGAGATGTGCGACAACTGGGGCTACGGCAAGCTCCACAAGGCGATCGAGGCCCGGGCCGTGGCCGAGATGAAGCACGCGGAGAAGCTCATCGGCCGCATCCTCTTCCTCGAGGGCCTGCCGGTCGTGAGCGACCTCAAGAAGATCTTCGTCGGCGCCGACATCCCGAAGATGTTCGCGAACGACCACAAGGCCGAGGAAGGCGCGATCAACTCCTACAACGAGGCCATCGTCCTGGCCGGGAACGTGAAGGACTTTGCCACCCGCGAGATCCTGGAGGGCATCCTCAAGGACGAGGACGCCCATATCGACGGCATCGAGGAGATTCAGGACCAGATCGGCCAGATGGGCCTGCAGATCTTCCTGACGACCCAGGTCGGCTGA
- a CDS encoding M14 metallopeptidase family protein, with the protein MSIPCRTRTRRSPRPALSILLVLAVLAALRMPAAAARLTSPQEQFGFSIGDDYQLVSYRQLAAYWKKLDAESDRLKVVEIGKTAGGRTMIMAVVTSPANQARLERYRDISKRLALAEGLTDEGARKLAAAGKAVVWIDGGLHATEILGSQQLIELVWRMVSRNDAETRRILDDVVLLAVPANPDGLDLVADWYMREKEPAKRSMNGLPVLYQKYIGHDNNRDFYMNTQPETKAISRQLFVEWHPQVLYNHHQTGPAGTVLFAPPFRDPFNYDFDPLIPMGIDLVAASMHNRFVTEGKPGATMRSGAPYSTWWNGGLRSTGYFHNIIGILTEAIGSPTPVDIPFIPERLLPSQDYPYPVAPQKWHFRQSVEYSITADLAILDVASKHREDFLYRRYLMGRHAIELGSRDSWTIVPGTVAAVQAAIEKDRAAGRGAAGAGSGAPGPGGFGRGRGADVKYYEAIFDKARRDARGYVIPSDQADFPTATKLVNALIESGIAVERARADFDAAGRRYPRGSYVIRAAQAFRPHLLTMFEPQDHPNDFPYPGGAPNPPYDAAGWTLAYQMGVAFDRILDGFDGPFERLTGVVKPPAGVFDAAPGAAGYLLDHRINDTFTAVNRLLKAGARVYWLREPLETGDRTWAAGTIWAPASGEAAAVLGKAAAELGLKIGAAASAPKGPAFELRPVRIGLWDTYGGSMASGWIRWLLEQFEFPFELVFAPDLDREDLAARFDALIFVGGSIPRVAAAGPDGGGGARGFQPEPPASLPDEYKGRIGRITAEKTIPALRRFVEAGGTILALDTATALAEHFRLPLANALVEIGPDGTAAPLKAAKFYIPGSVLRARVDNSHPLGQGMPETVDVFYDNTPAFTLPPDAELKGVKPVAWFDDGKLLRSGWAWGEAYLRRSVQVAEAEVGRGKLFLYGPEIAFRGQPHGTFKLLFNGILYGPAKTVTLE; encoded by the coding sequence GTGTCCATCCCGTGCCGGACCCGTACCCGCCGCTCGCCGCGCCCCGCCCTGTCCATCCTGCTGGTCCTGGCCGTCCTGGCGGCCTTGCGGATGCCCGCCGCCGCGGCCCGGCTGACGAGCCCACAGGAGCAATTCGGCTTTTCCATCGGCGACGATTACCAGCTGGTCAGCTACAGGCAGCTGGCCGCGTACTGGAAGAAGCTCGACGCGGAGTCGGACCGGCTGAAGGTCGTCGAGATCGGGAAGACGGCCGGGGGCCGGACGATGATCATGGCCGTCGTCACATCGCCGGCCAACCAGGCCCGGCTGGAACGGTATCGGGACATCTCGAAGCGCCTGGCCCTAGCGGAGGGATTGACCGACGAGGGCGCCCGGAAGCTCGCCGCCGCGGGCAAGGCCGTCGTCTGGATCGACGGCGGGCTCCACGCCACGGAGATCCTCGGCTCGCAGCAGCTCATCGAGCTGGTCTGGCGGATGGTCAGCCGGAACGACGCCGAAACGCGCCGCATCCTCGACGACGTCGTGCTCCTGGCCGTGCCGGCCAATCCCGACGGGCTCGACCTCGTAGCCGACTGGTACATGCGCGAGAAGGAGCCGGCCAAGCGGTCGATGAACGGCCTGCCCGTCCTCTACCAGAAGTACATCGGCCACGACAACAACCGCGACTTCTACATGAACACCCAGCCGGAGACCAAGGCCATCAGCCGGCAGCTGTTCGTCGAGTGGCACCCCCAGGTCCTTTACAACCATCACCAGACCGGGCCGGCCGGAACGGTCCTGTTCGCGCCGCCGTTCCGCGATCCGTTCAACTATGACTTCGACCCGCTCATCCCCATGGGCATCGACCTCGTCGCGGCGTCCATGCACAACCGCTTCGTGACCGAGGGCAAGCCGGGGGCGACCATGCGCTCGGGCGCGCCGTACTCGACCTGGTGGAACGGCGGCCTGCGGAGCACCGGCTATTTCCACAACATCATCGGCATCCTGACCGAGGCCATCGGCAGCCCGACGCCGGTCGACATCCCCTTCATCCCGGAGCGGCTGCTGCCCAGCCAGGATTATCCCTATCCCGTCGCGCCCCAGAAATGGCATTTTCGCCAGTCGGTCGAGTATTCGATCACGGCCGACCTGGCCATCCTCGACGTGGCTTCGAAGCACCGGGAGGATTTCCTGTACCGGCGCTATCTCATGGGCCGGCACGCCATCGAGCTGGGAAGCCGGGACTCCTGGACCATCGTCCCGGGGACGGTGGCCGCCGTCCAGGCCGCCATCGAAAAGGACCGGGCGGCCGGCCGGGGCGCCGCCGGCGCCGGGAGCGGCGCGCCGGGCCCGGGCGGCTTCGGGCGCGGCCGCGGGGCCGACGTCAAGTACTACGAAGCGATCTTCGACAAGGCCCGCCGCGACGCGCGGGGCTACGTCATCCCGTCCGACCAGGCGGATTTCCCGACGGCGACCAAGCTGGTCAACGCCCTCATCGAGAGCGGCATCGCCGTCGAGCGGGCCAGGGCCGACTTCGACGCGGCCGGCCGGCGCTACCCCCGCGGCTCCTACGTCATCAGGGCCGCCCAGGCCTTCCGGCCGCACCTGCTGACCATGTTCGAGCCCCAGGACCATCCGAACGACTTCCCCTACCCGGGCGGCGCCCCCAATCCGCCCTACGACGCCGCAGGCTGGACCCTGGCGTACCAGATGGGCGTCGCTTTCGACCGGATCCTCGACGGCTTTGACGGCCCCTTCGAACGGCTGACGGGCGTGGTCAAGCCGCCAGCGGGCGTTTTCGACGCCGCGCCGGGCGCGGCCGGCTATCTCCTCGACCATCGCATCAACGACACGTTCACGGCCGTCAACCGGCTGCTCAAGGCCGGCGCCAGGGTCTATTGGCTGAGGGAGCCGCTAGAGACCGGCGACCGGACCTGGGCCGCGGGGACGATCTGGGCGCCGGCGTCCGGAGAGGCGGCGGCTGTCCTGGGGAAAGCGGCCGCTGAGCTGGGCCTGAAGATCGGCGCCGCAGCCTCCGCCCCCAAGGGGCCGGCTTTCGAGCTCCGGCCCGTCCGGATCGGGCTCTGGGACACGTACGGCGGATCGATGGCCTCGGGCTGGATCCGCTGGCTCCTCGAGCAGTTCGAGTTCCCGTTCGAGCTTGTCTTCGCCCCGGACCTCGACCGCGAGGATCTCGCGGCCAGGTTCGATGCCCTGATCTTCGTCGGCGGCTCGATCCCGCGCGTCGCGGCGGCCGGCCCGGACGGCGGGGGAGGGGCGCGGGGCTTCCAGCCGGAGCCGCCGGCCTCGCTTCCCGACGAGTACAAGGGACGGATCGGCCGGATCACGGCCGAGAAGACGATCCCGGCCCTGCGCCGGTTCGTCGAGGCGGGCGGGACCATCCTGGCCCTCGACACGGCCACCGCCCTGGCCGAGCATTTCCGGCTGCCGCTGGCCAACGCCCTGGTCGAGATCGGGCCGGACGGGACGGCCGCGCCGCTCAAGGCCGCGAAGTTCTATATCCCCGGCTCGGTGCTCAGGGCCCGCGTGGACAACAGCCATCCGCTGGGCCAGGGGATGCCGGAAACGGTGGACGTCTTCTACGACAATACGCCGGCCTTCACGCTGCCGCCCGACGCCGAGCTCAAGGGCGTGAAGCCGGTGGCCTGGTTCGACGACGGCAAGCTGCTGCGAAGCGGCTGGGCCTGGGGCGAGGCCTATCTGAGGCGGAGCGTCCAGGTCGCCGAGGCCGAGGTCGGCCGGGGCAAGCTTTTCCTTTACGGGCCGGAGATCGCGTTCCGCGGCCAGCCCCACGGCACCTTCAAGCTGCTGTTCAACGGGATCCTCTACGGCCCGGCGAAGACGGTTACCCTGGAATGA
- a CDS encoding methyltransferase — protein sequence MRRVRVRLVSAHLAGIAVLGAFIFAAAGRLDYWQGWLFLAGTAAAFAASSRLVSSENGLIAERLRPGRGMKWWDKGYYLLSTPLYFAAVILAALDAGRFHWSAALPWFVYVLALAAFVAGHGLMTWAKCVNAFFSSVARIQSDRGQTVCREGPYRFCRHPGYLGGLLFGLATPLALGSSWALIPQGLAGLLLILRTCLEDRMLKLDLLWYEEYALAVRSRLIPGVW from the coding sequence ATGAGGAGAGTCCGGGTCCGGCTCGTTTCCGCCCACCTTGCCGGCATCGCCGTCCTGGGCGCTTTTATTTTCGCGGCCGCGGGCCGTCTGGATTATTGGCAGGGCTGGCTCTTCCTGGCCGGGACCGCGGCCGCCTTCGCGGCCTCCTCGCGGCTCGTGAGCAGCGAGAACGGGCTCATCGCCGAGCGGCTCCGCCCCGGCCGGGGCATGAAATGGTGGGACAAGGGATATTACCTGCTCTCGACGCCGCTCTATTTCGCGGCGGTCATCCTGGCCGCGCTGGACGCGGGCCGCTTCCATTGGAGCGCCGCCTTACCCTGGTTCGTCTATGTCCTGGCCCTGGCCGCCTTCGTCGCCGGCCACGGGCTGATGACCTGGGCCAAGTGCGTCAACGCCTTCTTCTCGAGCGTCGCCCGCATCCAATCTGACCGGGGCCAGACCGTCTGCCGCGAGGGCCCTTACCGGTTCTGCCGCCACCCCGGCTACCTCGGCGGACTGCTCTTCGGCCTGGCGACGCCGCTCGCCCTCGGCTCCTCCTGGGCCCTTATCCCTCAGGGCTTGGCCGGCCTGCTGCTCATCCTCAGGACCTGCCTCGAGGACCGCATGCTAAAGCTGGACCTCCTCTGGTACGAGGAATACGCCCTGGCGGTCCGGTCCCGTCTCATCCCGGGCGTCTGGTGA
- a CDS encoding prolyl oligopeptidase family serine peptidase codes for MKVGHPRAIRFATALAVLITAAAFAAVPEKPAPGNPGRPGAAWTAEDVLLAETASGWEISPDGAWAVWTRSRMDKDKNGRVANLYLTSLATGKEIALTRGTDLNTAAKWSPNGQAILFRSTKPLPKPNPDLSRSQLWQMSPFGGEPFPVTGLVRGVEDFEWVDDDTVVFSAQEDPAFYEQEVKRRKDTTRVVDDVLHEPPVRLFKLSLKDRKIARLTDNTDFIQAWAVSPDGRKALTVHGQYLSFEWDHKILPKSFLYDLTTGERREILAGRRLIPSAIRPARDGRGFYFAAPYSSDPRFFTATVTLLYYYDLAAGRDLQVDLGWANGLGGGLEPAPDGFIALLADGVRLRPARYVKTGDAWKRTDLAGEHVRNIFGFAVSRDARVLVYDHSTASLPGQWFRAPLDGAKLGPAARLTDLNPGFKDKAVARTEIVRWTGALGEEIEGLLYYPHNYEAGKAYPLLTAPHGGPAGADLDMWDESWAYAHQLLNQRGAFILKPNYHGSTNYGLKFVESICCGHYYDYPVEDIEKGVEAMIARGLADPQRVGTFGWSNGSILSIAVSIANPDRYKVVSAGAGDVEFISDWANVDFGQSFDAYYLGKSPLEDPQLYLRISPLFQMDKVKAPTIIFFGTEDRNVPTSQGWTHYRALYHLDKVPVKFLLFPGEPHGLQEYAHQLRKLDEDMAWFDRWFFKTEKAANEALKPDSPLGQAVRRLSIARAGGRFGVEAGPAGALVPEAVKRAGLEVGRFEVTRAQYAAFDPKRQPAPGQENFPATGVTFDEARAYAAWLSKLTGAAWRLPTTEEAARLSEGVSGENTLDHWAGYAANPDDALRLAAKIREIGGPAALLKEAGSFPGAGKEGEELVFDLGGNAAEWAIAKDGTGQAVGGSADRPADPKARPAASPECTGFRVVRGEAGK; via the coding sequence ATGAAGGTCGGACATCCCCGAGCGATCCGGTTCGCGACAGCCCTGGCCGTTCTCATCACCGCGGCGGCCTTCGCCGCCGTGCCGGAGAAGCCGGCTCCCGGGAATCCCGGCCGGCCCGGGGCCGCCTGGACGGCCGAGGACGTCCTCCTGGCCGAGACGGCCTCCGGCTGGGAGATCTCGCCCGACGGCGCCTGGGCCGTCTGGACGCGGAGCCGGATGGACAAGGACAAGAACGGCCGCGTCGCCAATCTCTACCTGACCAGCCTGGCGACCGGGAAAGAGATCGCCCTGACCCGGGGAACCGACCTGAACACCGCGGCCAAGTGGTCGCCGAACGGCCAGGCCATCCTCTTCCGCAGCACCAAGCCCCTGCCCAAGCCGAACCCCGACCTGTCGCGCTCGCAGCTCTGGCAGATGAGCCCCTTCGGCGGCGAGCCCTTCCCGGTGACCGGGCTCGTCCGCGGCGTCGAGGACTTCGAATGGGTCGACGACGATACGGTCGTCTTCAGCGCCCAGGAGGACCCGGCGTTCTATGAGCAGGAAGTCAAGCGCCGCAAGGACACGACCCGGGTCGTCGACGACGTCCTCCACGAGCCGCCGGTCCGCCTCTTCAAGCTGTCCCTCAAGGACCGGAAGATCGCCCGGCTGACCGACAACACGGACTTCATTCAGGCCTGGGCCGTCAGCCCCGACGGCCGGAAGGCGCTGACCGTCCATGGCCAGTACCTGAGCTTCGAGTGGGACCACAAGATCCTGCCCAAGTCGTTCCTTTACGACCTGACGACCGGCGAGCGCCGCGAGATCCTGGCCGGCAGGCGCCTGATCCCGTCCGCCATCCGGCCGGCCCGGGACGGCCGCGGCTTCTACTTCGCCGCGCCCTACTCGTCCGATCCCCGCTTCTTCACCGCGACAGTGACCCTCCTCTACTATTACGACCTGGCCGCGGGCCGCGACCTCCAGGTCGACCTCGGCTGGGCCAACGGCCTGGGCGGCGGCCTCGAGCCGGCGCCGGACGGCTTCATCGCCCTGCTCGCCGACGGCGTCCGTCTCCGCCCGGCCCGCTACGTCAAGACGGGCGACGCCTGGAAGCGGACCGACCTTGCGGGCGAGCATGTCCGCAACATCTTCGGCTTCGCCGTCAGCCGCGACGCCAGGGTCCTGGTCTATGATCATTCGACGGCCAGCCTGCCGGGCCAGTGGTTCCGGGCCCCCCTCGACGGCGCCAAGCTCGGCCCGGCGGCGCGGCTGACCGACCTCAACCCCGGCTTCAAGGACAAGGCCGTGGCCCGGACCGAGATCGTCCGCTGGACCGGCGCCCTGGGCGAGGAGATCGAGGGCCTGCTTTACTACCCGCACAATTACGAGGCCGGCAAGGCCTACCCCCTGCTGACGGCCCCCCACGGCGGCCCGGCCGGGGCCGACCTCGACATGTGGGACGAGAGCTGGGCCTACGCCCACCAGCTCCTCAACCAGCGCGGCGCCTTCATCCTCAAGCCGAACTATCACGGCAGCACCAACTACGGCCTCAAGTTCGTCGAATCGATCTGCTGCGGCCATTATTATGACTATCCCGTCGAGGACATCGAGAAGGGCGTCGAGGCCATGATCGCCCGCGGCCTGGCCGACCCGCAGCGCGTCGGCACCTTCGGCTGGTCGAACGGCTCGATCCTGTCGATCGCCGTGTCCATCGCCAATCCCGACCGCTACAAGGTCGTCTCGGCCGGCGCCGGCGACGTCGAGTTCATCAGCGACTGGGCCAACGTCGACTTCGGCCAGTCCTTCGACGCCTACTACCTGGGCAAGTCGCCGCTCGAGGACCCCCAGCTTTACCTGCGCATCTCGCCGCTGTTCCAGATGGACAAGGTCAAGGCGCCGACCATCATCTTCTTCGGCACCGAGGACCGCAACGTCCCGACGAGCCAGGGCTGGACGCACTACCGGGCCCTCTACCACCTGGACAAGGTGCCGGTGAAGTTCCTGCTCTTCCCCGGCGAGCCGCACGGCCTCCAGGAATACGCCCACCAGCTGCGCAAGCTCGACGAGGACATGGCCTGGTTCGACCGCTGGTTCTTCAAGACGGAGAAAGCGGCCAACGAGGCCCTCAAGCCGGATTCGCCGCTGGGCCAGGCGGTCCGCCGGCTGTCCATCGCCCGGGCCGGGGGCCGCTTCGGCGTCGAGGCCGGGCCGGCCGGGGCCCTCGTCCCCGAGGCCGTCAAGAGGGCCGGCCTGGAGGTCGGCCGCTTCGAGGTCACCCGGGCCCAGTACGCGGCCTTCGACCCTAAGCGTCAACCGGCCCCGGGCCAGGAGAACTTCCCCGCGACGGGAGTGACCTTCGACGAGGCCCGGGCCTACGCGGCCTGGCTCTCGAAGCTGACCGGCGCGGCCTGGCGCCTGCCGACCACGGAGGAAGCGGCCAGGCTGTCGGAGGGGGTGAGCGGGGAGAACACGCTCGATCATTGGGCCGGCTACGCCGCGAATCCCGACGACGCGCTCCGGCTTGCGGCCAAGATCAGGGAGATCGGCGGGCCGGCGGCCCTGCTGAAAGAAGCCGGCAGCTTCCCCGGGGCCGGCAAGGAGGGCGAGGAGCTCGTCTTCGACCTGGGCGGCAACGCGGCCGAATGGGCGATCGCGAAGGACGGCACGGGCCAGGCGGTCGGCGGCAGCGCCGACCGGCCGGCCGATCCCAAGGCGCGCCCGGCGGCCTCGCCGGAGTGCACGGGCTTCCGGGTCGTCCGGGGCGAGGCCGGGAAGTAG
- a CDS encoding YbjQ family protein translates to MGEDERAKAAQPKEIFQRTTTAFTIDGYRIVKSFGVVRGITVRSRSVFGTIGASLQTIVGGNITLFSELCEETRAEAFEMMVNHAVERGANAVIGVRYDATEIIQGATEVLCYGTAVLVEPAG, encoded by the coding sequence ATGGGCGAGGATGAGCGGGCGAAGGCGGCCCAGCCGAAGGAGATCTTCCAGCGGACGACGACGGCCTTCACCATCGACGGCTATCGCATCGTCAAGTCGTTCGGCGTCGTCCGGGGGATCACCGTCCGGTCCAGGTCGGTCTTCGGGACGATCGGGGCCTCGCTCCAGACGATCGTCGGCGGCAACATCACCCTCTTCTCCGAGCTCTGCGAGGAGACCCGGGCCGAGGCCTTCGAGATGATGGTCAACCACGCCGTCGAGCGCGGCGCCAACGCCGTCATCGGCGTGCGCTACGACGCGACCGAGATCATCCAGGGCGCGACCGAGGTCCTGTGCTACGGCACGGCCGTGCTCGTCGAGCCGGCCGGATGA
- a CDS encoding DMSO/selenate family reductase complex A subunit, with protein sequence MIKKGMETSAMSRRGFLRWTAAVGSAAASSKSLPGFRRRDPRHVLIEQAPPGAEERMVRTGCPSHNCGGRCLLKAFVRDGRIVRIETDDRPSDTVADPQLRACVRGRAYRRRQYHPDRLMHPLKRAGKRGEGKFERISWDEAFDRIAAEFKRIKAAYGNEAFYVPYGTGSYNQINGRQTAQRLMNLFGGSLGFYNSYSWAAISAATPTVYGTGVTGNQRQDWLNSRYILMWSWNPAEMRDGTNSEYFVQKAREKGARVVCVDPRLTLSAVALADEWIPIRPGTDAAMMTAMAYVIVRENLHDAAFVRSHCVGFDGSQMPAGAEGAESYTDYLLGTRDGVAKTPEWAERICGVPRQTIARIAREYAAARPGVLYQGYGMQRRAYGEQAVRAGCVLAALTGNVGVPGGWAGGIALQAPDGGPFWLVFPTGDNPVKAMIPSFLWTEAVLRGRAMGPADGLRGASKLASDIKCIWAVACNALINQHGNINRTARILADETKAEFIIVQDNFLTPTARFADLVLPACTQFETWGLEDGWKYGDEVLLMPKIVEPPGEARSDYRICAGIAARLGLEQAYTEGRTERDWVAWSLDRYRATRFPGLPTLDEFERSNAGVYSVPVTRPAVAFVDFRRDPVKHPLPTPSGKIEIFSKTLYDMDRPDEIPALPKYIQEWESPFGPEAAKYPLSAIGHHYLSRVHSTMEGIDWLEEAFPQRLFLNPVDAEARRIRNGDTVRVWNDRGACLVKCRVTPRIMPGVVALPQGAWWTPDANGVDRRGSVNVLSSERWTPLAFGNAQHTIMVQVEKAQAG encoded by the coding sequence GTGATCAAGAAAGGGATGGAGACCTCGGCCATGAGCCGCCGGGGCTTCCTTCGCTGGACCGCCGCGGTCGGATCGGCCGCGGCCTCTTCGAAAAGCCTTCCGGGATTCCGCCGCCGCGACCCGCGCCACGTTCTGATCGAGCAGGCGCCTCCCGGGGCCGAAGAGCGGATGGTCCGGACGGGCTGCCCCTCCCACAACTGCGGCGGCCGCTGCCTGCTCAAGGCCTTCGTCCGCGACGGCCGCATCGTCCGCATCGAGACCGACGACCGACCGTCCGACACCGTGGCCGACCCCCAGCTCCGGGCCTGCGTCCGCGGCCGGGCCTATCGCCGCCGGCAGTATCATCCGGACCGCCTCATGCATCCGTTGAAGCGCGCCGGCAAGAGGGGCGAGGGCAAGTTCGAGCGCATCTCCTGGGACGAGGCTTTCGACCGCATCGCCGCCGAGTTCAAGCGGATCAAGGCGGCCTATGGCAACGAGGCCTTTTACGTTCCTTACGGCACCGGCAGCTACAACCAGATCAACGGCCGCCAGACCGCCCAGCGGCTGATGAACCTTTTCGGCGGCTCGCTCGGCTTCTACAACAGCTACTCCTGGGCGGCCATCTCCGCGGCGACCCCAACCGTCTACGGCACGGGCGTTACCGGCAACCAGCGGCAGGACTGGCTCAACTCCAGGTACATCCTCATGTGGAGCTGGAACCCGGCCGAGATGCGCGACGGGACGAACAGCGAGTATTTCGTCCAGAAGGCCCGCGAGAAGGGGGCCCGGGTCGTCTGCGTCGACCCGCGGCTGACCCTGAGCGCCGTCGCGCTCGCCGACGAATGGATCCCCATCCGCCCGGGCACGGACGCGGCCATGATGACGGCCATGGCCTACGTCATCGTCCGGGAGAACCTCCACGACGCGGCCTTCGTCCGCAGCCACTGCGTCGGCTTCGACGGGAGCCAGATGCCCGCCGGGGCCGAGGGCGCCGAGAGCTACACGGACTACCTGCTCGGAACGCGGGACGGCGTCGCCAAGACGCCGGAATGGGCCGAGAGGATCTGCGGCGTGCCGCGCCAGACCATCGCCCGGATCGCCCGCGAATACGCCGCCGCCCGGCCGGGCGTCCTCTACCAGGGCTACGGCATGCAGAGGCGGGCCTACGGCGAACAGGCGGTCCGGGCCGGCTGCGTCCTCGCGGCCCTGACCGGGAACGTCGGCGTCCCCGGCGGCTGGGCCGGCGGCATAGCCCTCCAGGCCCCCGACGGCGGTCCCTTCTGGCTCGTCTTCCCCACGGGCGACAACCCGGTCAAGGCCATGATCCCGAGCTTCCTCTGGACCGAAGCGGTCCTCCGCGGCCGCGCGATGGGCCCGGCCGACGGCCTGCGCGGCGCGTCGAAGCTCGCCTCAGACATCAAGTGCATCTGGGCCGTGGCCTGCAACGCCCTCATCAACCAGCACGGCAACATCAACCGGACGGCCCGCATCCTGGCCGACGAGACGAAGGCCGAGTTCATCATCGTCCAGGACAATTTCCTGACCCCGACGGCCCGGTTCGCCGACCTCGTCCTGCCCGCCTGCACCCAGTTCGAGACCTGGGGGCTCGAGGACGGCTGGAAGTACGGCGACGAGGTCCTGCTCATGCCCAAGATCGTCGAGCCGCCCGGCGAGGCCAGGAGCGATTACCGCATCTGCGCCGGGATCGCGGCCCGGCTCGGCCTCGAACAGGCCTACACCGAGGGCCGGACCGAGCGCGACTGGGTGGCCTGGTCGCTCGACCGTTACCGGGCGACCCGCTTCCCCGGCCTGCCGACGCTCGACGAGTTCGAGCGCTCGAACGCCGGCGTCTACTCGGTCCCGGTGACGCGTCCGGCCGTGGCTTTCGTCGATTTCCGGCGGGACCCGGTCAAGCACCCCCTGCCGACCCCCTCCGGCAAGATCGAGATCTTCTCCAAGACGCTTTATGACATGGACCGGCCGGACGAGATCCCGGCCCTGCCCAAGTACATCCAGGAATGGGAGAGCCCCTTCGGACCCGAGGCGGCCAAGTACCCGCTCTCGGCCATCGGCCACCACTATCTCTCGCGCGTCCACTCGACCATGGAAGGCATCGATTGGCTCGAGGAGGCCTTTCCCCAGCGCCTGTTCCTCAACCCCGTCGACGCGGAGGCGAGACGGATCCGGAACGGCGACACCGTCAGGGTCTGGAACGACCGCGGCGCCTGCCTGGTCAAGTGCCGGGTGACGCCGCGGATCATGCCCGGGGTCGTCGCCCTGCCTCAGGGCGCCTGGTGGACGCCGGACGCGAACGGCGTCGACCGGCGCGGCTCGGTCAACGTCCTGTCGTCGGAGCGCTGGACGCCGCTGGCCTTCGGCAACGCCCAGCACACGATCATGGTCCAGGTCGAGAAGGCGCAGGCGGGCTGA
- a CDS encoding S41 family peptidase, with protein MTAAVLVAPAAVGQIGAPAGPFDPQGTLPVEALKADLSVLWDILEEGHGGLDRYAPVAELEKSFEAVKSGLTGPLTEIDLYGRLLPLIAAIQDGHTRLALSEGAAAYLDAKPVHFPFALRILGDRVHILRNLSGDRSVGEGAEVLAIDGRPMREIIEALLPLVPADAGIRTAKLRRLEDPAAFGLLYAVRFGMPEAFRARLRSRTSGETGEVAVPGITAGDIARIPGERYPATAGRRPNYELSFRGSTAVLTIRALGDDQDKSRPGFPAFLAETFRSLEEKNTPGLVIDLRGNGGGFDEYGKMLFAHVADRPFLYYWAMEAKKDRYDLFRFTSETVESVAELARPLRKNAAGRFDVVGHPNRGLQMPRSPHFAGRVAILIDGGSRSAAGEAVSAFHFYKKAVFFGEEGGAGYYGNTACLVLATLPRSRIRVSVPLVRTTMAVDGYPGDRGLVPDFPVRPTIGDLLAGRDPVLERALAFLERK; from the coding sequence TTGACCGCGGCCGTCCTTGTCGCCCCGGCGGCCGTCGGTCAGATCGGAGCCCCGGCTGGCCCTTTCGATCCCCAGGGAACGCTCCCCGTCGAGGCCCTCAAGGCCGATCTCTCGGTCCTCTGGGACATCCTGGAGGAAGGCCATGGAGGGTTGGACAGGTACGCGCCGGTCGCGGAGCTCGAGAAGAGCTTCGAGGCCGTCAAGAGCGGCCTGACCGGGCCGCTGACGGAGATCGATCTCTACGGCCGGCTCCTTCCCCTGATCGCGGCGATCCAGGACGGCCATACGCGTCTCGCCCTGTCCGAGGGGGCCGCGGCCTATTTAGACGCCAAGCCCGTTCATTTCCCGTTCGCCCTCCGCATTCTCGGCGACCGCGTTCATATCCTCAGGAACCTGAGCGGCGATCGGAGCGTCGGCGAGGGCGCCGAAGTCCTGGCGATCGACGGCCGGCCCATGCGGGAGATCATCGAGGCCCTCCTGCCGCTCGTCCCGGCCGACGCCGGGATCAGGACCGCCAAGCTCCGCCGGCTCGAGGATCCGGCCGCCTTCGGCCTGCTCTATGCCGTCCGGTTCGGAATGCCGGAGGCTTTCCGGGCCCGCCTCCGCTCCCGCACCTCCGGGGAGACCGGGGAGGTCGCGGTGCCGGGGATCACGGCGGGGGACATCGCCCGGATCCCGGGCGAACGGTATCCCGCGACTGCCGGGCGCCGGCCGAATTATGAGCTGTCCTTCCGGGGCTCGACGGCCGTCCTGACCATCCGGGCCCTCGGCGACGACCAGGACAAGTCCCGGCCCGGGTTCCCGGCCTTCCTGGCGGAAACGTTCCGCTCGCTCGAAGAGAAGAATACCCCGGGCCTCGTCATCGACCTCCGCGGGAACGGCGGCGGGTTCGACGAATACGGCAAGATGCTCTTCGCCCACGTCGCCGACCGGCCGTTCCTCTATTATTGGGCCATGGAGGCCAAAAAGGATCGCTACGATCTTTTTCGCTTTACCAGCGAGACCGTGGAGAGCGTCGCCGAGCTGGCCCGGCCCCTGCGGAAGAACGCGGCCGGACGGTTCGACGTCGTGGGTCATCCGAACCGCGGGCTCCAGATGCCCCGATCGCCGCATTTCGCCGGGCGGGTGGCCATCCTTATCGACGGAGGCAGCCGTTCGGCCGCCGGCGAAGCGGTCTCGGCCTTCCATTTCTACAAGAAGGCCGTGTTCTTCGGCGAGGAAGGCGGGGCGGGCTACTACGGCAATACCGCCTGCCTGGTCCTGGCGACCCTGCCCCGCAGCCGCATCCGGGTCTCCGTGCCGCTCGTCCGCACCACGATGGCCGTCGACGGTTATCCCGGGGACCGCGGCCTTGTCCCGGACTTCCCGGTGAGGCCGACGATCGGCGACCTGCTGGCTGGCCGCGACCCGGTCCTGGAGCGGGCCCTGGCGTTCCTGGAAAGGAAATGA